CCACTGTAATGTAATATGTATTCGGCTCAACGGCTAATGAGTTCTTGCAAATCTCCCACTCTGCAGCTTTCGAGCAGACGAACGCCATTCAGAGTGCGATGCGCACAATCGAGCAAAACACCTGCATTCGTTTCGTTCCGGCCACTACCGGCGCTACTgtcgatttcattcaaatctCGGCCGGAACCGGCTGCTCGTCCTTTGTCGGACGTATTCGCGGTGCCCAGGCATTACAGCTACAGCCGAGCGCCGTCGGTACCGGGTGCTTCACGTACGGCACGATCGTCCACGAGCTTATCCACGCGCTCGGCTTCTACCACATGCAGAGCGCCACCGACCGTGACAATTATGTGGACATTCTGTGGCAAAACATCACACCGGGACAAGAAAGTAACTTCCAATCCTATGGTACCGATCGCATCATGAACTATGGAGTCGCATACGACTACGGCAGTGTTATGCACTACAACACGCACGCATTCAGTGCCAACGGACAGCCGACGATCCTACCGAAGGTGGCTAATGTGGCAATTGGACAGCGCGACGCGATG
The Anopheles moucheti chromosome 2, idAnoMoucSN_F20_07, whole genome shotgun sequence genome window above contains:
- the LOC128298316 gene encoding zinc metalloproteinase nas-7-like, which gives rise to MYHRQVAHFAVLCVVLPLAALHPLLATSRDAPVPDQPADELGDKFEGDILLSEEQLAGMLKRTGMYLPTFIWPGSTVPYQIVSTDFTFEQTNAIQSAMRTIEQNTCIRFVPATTGATVDFIQISAGTGCSSFVGRIRGAQALQLQPSAVGTGCFTYGTIVHELIHALGFYHMQSATDRDNYVDILWQNITPGQESNFQSYGTDRIMNYGVAYDYGSVMHYNTHAFSANGQPTILPKVANVAIGQRDAMSPGDIQRIRNMYNC